In Rana temporaria chromosome 3, aRanTem1.1, whole genome shotgun sequence, a single window of DNA contains:
- the LOC120933631 gene encoding E3 ubiquitin/ISG15 ligase TRIM25-like, with protein MESANLRAELECSICLNIYTDPVMLRCGHNFCRVCIDRLLDTQGGSGGYSCPECREKFQKRPALHRNITLRNIVENFLSAQPDQESSWGFCTHCVDFPVPAVRSCLHCEVSLCDKHLRAHKKSPEHILTDPSLSMEIRKCSTHKKILEYYCTEDDTCICVSCCMIGEHKGHEMESLDEASEKKKETLRNVLQKLLTKREDTEERVQSLEEHRRKVEEEAAGDTERVTVLFRDLRRRLEDLEKRVLREISGRAERISISIWDLEIKKEELSRKMRHIEELCNTTDPLTVLQESDTGDLCDTEDGDNEDRERHEKLLHDEGGLDVAGISHTLHTLSDITEANLEFYIQGAADILLDVNTAHNYLHISDDRKTVSVSDRKQNRPETPERFQDCSQVMSSQSFSSGRHYWEVDVGETDGWRVGMCYPSIDRRGGQSLIGYNNKSWCLYRKDNQYVVRHDGNNISLPPNISSNRVRIYLDYEAGRISFYDLCDPIRHIHTFTTTFTEPLHAVIRLMEGCLKMSGGNREI; from the coding sequence ATGGAGTCTGCTAATCTGAGAGCTGAGCTGGAATGTTCCATCTGTTTGAACATTTATACAGATCCTGTAATGCTGAGATGtggacacaacttctgccgggtctgtattgatcgtttgctggatacacagggggggtctggaggatattcctgtcctgaatgcagaGAGAAGTTTCAAAAGCGGCCTGCACTGCACAGGAACATAACACTACGTAACATAGTGGAGAATTTCCTGTCTGCACAGCCAGATCAGGAGTCATCCTGGGGCTTCTGTACTCACTGTGTGGActtccctgtacctgctgttAGATCCTGTCTACATTGTGAGGTTTCTCTGTGTGATAAACACCTGAGAGCCCACAAAAAGTCCCCAGAACACATCTTAACTGACCCTTCCTTGTCCATGGAGATCAGGAAATGCTCCACCCATAAGAAgatcctggagtattactgcactgaggatgATACCTGTATCTGTGTGTCTTGTTGTATGATTGGAGAGCATAAAGGACATGAGATGGAGTCACTGGATGAGGCTtctgagaagaagaaggagactcTGAGGAATGTTTTGCAGAAACTTCTGACAAAGAGAGAGGATACAGAggaaagagtccagagtctggaggaacacaggaggaaagtagaagaagaagcagcTGGTGACACCGAGAGAGTCACTGTCCTGTTTAGAGATCTCAGGAGACGTCTGGAAGATCTGGAGAAGAGAGTCCTGAGGGAAATCTCCGGGAGAGCAGAGCGGATCTCCATCTCCATCTGGgatctggaaataaagaaggaggagctgtccaggaagatgcgtcacattgaggagctgtgtaacacgacggatccactgactgtcttacaggaatcagacacaggtgacttgtgtgatactgaggatggagataatgaggacagagagagacatgagaagCTCCTCCATGATGAAGGGGGTCTGGATGTGGCTGGGAtatcacacacattacacacattaTCTGATATAACAGAGGCAAATTTAgaattctatatacagggagctgcagacatattactggatgtaAACACAGCTCATAATTATCTCCATATATCAGATGACAGGAAAACTGTATCCGTGTCAGATAGAAAACAGAATCGTCCAGAAACACCAGAGAGGTTTCAGGATTGTTctcaggtgatgagcagtcagagtttctcctcagggagacattactgggaagtggatgtcgGGGAAACAGATGGATGGAGAGTCGggatgtgttaccccagtatagaCAGGAGAGGAGGGCAGTCACTGATTGGATATAATAACAAGTCCTGGTGTTTGTACAGGAAAGATAATCAGTATGTGGTGAGACATGACGGTAATAATATATCATTGCCCCCCAATAtctccagtaacagagtcaggatatatctggattatgaggccgggcggatctccttttatgatctgtgtgacccgatccgacacatccacaccttcaccaccaccttcactgagcccctccatgctgtGATACGTTTAATGGAAGGTTGTTTAAAGATGTCTGGGGGGAATCGGGAGATATAA